The Acidobacteriota bacterium genome includes the window CCCGGTCGGCTGACGGTTCGGACGAAGGCTGCGTTGAGGCGTCCCGGTCTGGCGGTTTTCTCGGCGGCGCTACCTTGGAATCCCATGAAGTTCCCACCCACACTGCGTCCCACAACTGAATCGATAATGGGAGAGAACAGTTTGGAACGCAAGGGCCGATATCACCACCAACCTTCTGAATACACACGAGATATGGGAACAACTTGGAATGGTCAGGAACCCCTGGGATCGGACGCTCGCTCCGCTCGCTTGCCTACGCGCATTCGCGCGCGGTGCAGTCGCGCCGGCCGGGCCTGCGGCCCGGGAGGGCGGAGGGGGACGTAAACGGCGCCGCCCGTTCTCCCTCTCCTCCCCCGAGGGGAGGAGAGGGCCGGGGTGAGGAGGGGGGGCTTAGACTGCGCGACGAGCGGAGACCCGAATGTGCCGCAACGGGGCACGATCCCGCCCGGTCGGGTAGGGCTAATCCACGATGTGGTAGACGGGGGCCTTCTCCATCGCCCATTCCCCGGAGTCTCGGTCGTAGCGGGACAGGGTGAAGCAGTGCCAGTCGCCGTCATCCAGCTTTGGATGATCGCCCCGGTAGTAGTATCCCGGCCAGCGCGTTTCGGTCCTGTACATCGTGTGATGGGTCACGGCCTCCGAGGCCACGACCCGGTGGTGAAGCTCCCACGCCCGCTGAAGCTGGTGCAGGTCCTCGGCCCCAAGATGGTCGAGGTCCTCCTTCAGCATGTTCAGCAGCTCCAGCCCGCGGGTGAGCATGGGCTCGTTCGTCGTGTAGTTGGCGCTGATGCCGCCGACGTATTCGTCCATGATCTTCTCGAGACGCTGGAGGCCGTGAATCGGCAGGATGTAGCTCGGCGAGACCGTGCCCGCGACGATCTCGTTGCGATTGACCCGGTAGGTCTCCAGGGGCTGATAGATGACCGTCTTGAGGTCTTCGTACTCTTTCTCGCTGACTTGCGGCTGCTCGCCCTTCAGGTCGTTGACGTAGTTGACCGCCGCTTTGCCTGCGATCCGGCCTTCCGTGTAGGACCCCGACGAGAACTTGTGGGCGGAGCCGCCGATGGTGTCGCCGGCGCCGAACAGCCCGTCGACGGTCATCATCCGGTTGTAGCCCCACTGGTAGTCCGCCGGCGCGCAGTCTTCCGGGCCGCTCGCCCAGGCGCCCGAGCACGTGGCGTGCGAGCCCATGACGTAGGGCTCCGACGTGGTCAGCTCCGGGTTGGTGTACTTCGGATCGATGTTCTGAGACGCCCAGACCACCGCCTG containing:
- the aprA gene encoding adenylyl-sulfate reductase subunit alpha, with the translated sequence IARHVDSTVHKFEEWGLPIMRDPETGRYQREGKWQIMIHGESYKPIVAEAARKAAAEVYNRIMVTHLLTDRTKPNRVAGAVGFNVRSGEFYIFRAKAVIVSAGGASHIFKPRAVGEGMGRTWYAPWSSASAYALPILVGAKMTQMENRIVLTRFKDGYGPVGAYFLHLKTYTENAYGEEYESKWYDQTKALVGDYIDMHPVPTCLRNHAFLEEVKAGRGPIRMVTKEAFADPHKEQVGWENFLGMTIGQAVVWASQNIDPKYTNPELTTSEPYVMGSHATCSGAWASGPEDCAPADYQWGYNRMMTVDGLFGAGDTIGGSAHKFSSGSYTEGRIAGKAAVNYVNDLKGEQPQVSEKEYEDLKTVIYQPLETYRVNRNEIVAGTVSPSYILPIHGLQRLEKIMDEYVGGISANYTTNEPMLTRGLELLNMLKEDLDHLGAEDLHQLQRAWELHHRVVASEAVTHHTMYRTETRWPGYYYRGDHPKLDDGDWHCFTLSRYDRDSGEWAMEKAPVYHIVD